From a region of the Panicum virgatum strain AP13 chromosome 2K, P.virgatum_v5, whole genome shotgun sequence genome:
- the LOC120665828 gene encoding 40S ribosomal protein S2-3-like, translating to MADRGGERGGERGGERGGFGRGFGRGGRGDRGGRRGGRRGGRQQEEEKWVPVTKLGRLVKDGRIKQMEEIYLHSLPVKEHQIVEALLPGLKDEVMKITPVQKQTRAGQRTRFKAFVVVGDGNGHVGLGVKCAKEVATAIRGAIILAKLSVVPVRRGYWGNKIGQPHTVPCKVTGKCGSVTVRMVPAPRGSGIVAARVPKKVLQFAGIEDVFTSSRGSTKTLGNFVKATFDCLMKTYGFLTPEFWDETKFAKTPFQEFTDLLAKPTKGLVIDAPVETAEA from the exons ATGGCGGACCGCGGAGGCGAGagaggcggcgagcgcggcggcgagcgcggcggcttCGGCCGCGGGTtcgggcgcggcgggcgcggcgaccgcggcgggcgcaggggcggccggcgcggcgggcgccagcaggaggaggagaagtGGGTGCCCGTGACTAAGCTCGGGCGCCTTGTCAAGGATGGCAGGATCAAGCAGATGGAGGAGATCTACCTCCACTCGCTCCCCGTCAAGGAGCACCAGATCGTGGAGGCCCTCCTCCCGGGGCTCAAGGACGAGGTCATGAAGATCACGCCGGTGCAGAAGCAGACGCGCGCCGGGCAGCGCACGCGCTTCAAGGccttcgtcgtcgtcggcgacggcaACGGCCACGTCGGGCTCGGGGTCAAGTGCGCCAAGGAGGTGGCCACCGCCATCCGCGGCGCCATCATCCTCGCCAAGCTCTCGGTCGTGCCCGTCAGGAGGGGCTACTGGGGGAACAAGATCGGCCAGCCGCACACCGTGCCGTGCAAGGTCACCGGCAAGTGCGGCTCCGTCACCGTGCGCATGGTGCCGGCgcccagggggtccgggatcgtcgccgcgcgcgtgcccAAGAAGGTGCTCCAGTTCGCCGGCATCGAGGACGTGTTCACCTCCTCCCGCGGTTCCACCAAGACGCTCGGTAACTTTGTCAAG GCCACCTTTGATTGTCTGATGAAGACCTATGGCTTCCTGACTCCGGAGTTCTGGGATGAGACTAAGTTTGCCAAGACCCCGTTCCAGGAGTTCACCGATCTCTTGGCCAAGCCAACAAAGGGACTTGTGATCGACGCCCCTGTGGAGACTGCAGAAGCTTAA
- the LOC120665838 gene encoding jacalin-related lectin 3-like, with amino-acid sequence MATYSSFQEDTGSLEYKKLNFGSLYLYHTQFGPKANQEDIIAPKNGLGRTIANNWEVYDGVGPGSKLVARAQGLHIEAGNWHNSFSLVFEDGRFKDSSFELMGIHSMWEWAIVGGTGDLAMATGVVKKVTYESNADGNILELTVRAFCPVFNESTVTESPALKIGPCGGPGGYAQDIEEGPKRLESITVRSGVVVDSIEFSYIDHAGRRRSAGPWGGHRGNPHTIHLDADEFVTEMAGTIDKFDINNDTVITSLKIVTNLQTFGPWGDENGAPFTIPVQSGSGIVGFFGRSGVYLDAIGVYVSPI; translated from the exons ATGGCCACCTACTCCAGCTTCCAAGAAGATACAGGGAGCTTAGAATACAAGAAGCTTAACTTTGGCAGCCTGTACCTTTACCACACCCAGTTTGGCCCCAAGGCTAACCAAGAAGATATAATCGCGCCCAAGAATGGGTTAGGCCGGACAATCGCCAACAACTGGGAAGTGTATGACGGGGTCGGCCCTGGCTCCAAGCTTGTTGCCCGGGCACAGGGCCTGCATATAGAGGCTGGTAACTGGCACAACTCCTTCAGCCTAGTGTTTGAGGATGGAAG GTTCAAGGACTCGAGTTTTGAGCTGATGGGAATACACTCTATGTGGGAGTGGGCTATTGTTGGGGGGACTGGAGATCTTGCTATGGCAACGGGTGTCGTAAAAAAGGTTACGTATGAAAGTAACGCTGACGGAAATATTTTGGAGCTCACCGTCAGAGCATTCTGCCCTGTGTTCAACGAGTCAACA GTTACGGAGAGCCCTGCCCTAAAGATTGGGCCATGTGGTGGACCTGGAGGGTACGCACAAGACATCGAGGAGGGCCCCAAGCGTCTGGAAAGCATCACAGTTCGAAGCGGAGTTGTTGTCGACTCCATTGAGTTTTCTTACATTGACCATGCTGGCCGAAGGCGCTCTGCAGGGCCATGGGGCGGTCACCGTGGCAATCCACACACG ATCCATTTGGACGCCGACGAGTTCGTCACGGAAATGGCCGGAACAATAGACAAATTCGACATAAACAACGACACTGTCATAACTTCACTCAAAATCGTGACTAACCTGCAGACTTTTGGTCCATGGGGTGATGAGAACGGAGCTCCTTTCACTATCCCGGTGCAGAGTGGCAGTGGCATTGTGGGCTTCTTCGGGCGCAGTGGGGTGTACCTCGACGCCATTGGCGTTTATGTGAGCCCCATCTGA
- the LOC120695058 gene encoding uncharacterized protein LOC120695058 gives MWLHKGEQFFRAYGTPDHLKVSTASFYLEAAASQWYYKLEKNQGAPTWPQFVDAINRRFGTPLRSNPLGELTHLCRTTTVDEYQEKFLLFLARCEGVTEAQQIAIFTAGLQQPLHRRGTTETRNYRSLSTPATPAAPAKPELPADSRFKRLSPEEMAQRRLEGLCFSYLEKFSKEHAKQCTGKGIYFLELDTDALASEDGGSDDDLQISVAAITGTQSSATLHLSTVVCDKAVVALVDSGSTHSFIDGSTARRLGLVPSPRPGLVVGVANGDRVAVSGVCKAVRFAIGTEEFVADFFVIPLGGVDMVLGCDWLRTMVFWWHDRRVSWSGMRPTSAMVTAGADKRDYLLALLDEFADLFAEPKGLPPARSFDHRIHLLPGTPPVAVRPYRYAQLLKDEIKAQCQAMLAQGIIRPSTSAFSSPVLLIHKGDGSWRFCVDYRALNSKTVRDLFPIPVVEELLDELKGAVFFY, from the coding sequence ATGTGGCTGCACAAGGGAGAGCAGTTCTTCCGCGCCTATGGCACGCCGGACCATCTCAAGGTGTCCACGGCCTCGTTCTATCTGGAGGCTGCCGCCAGCCAATGGTATTACAAACTCGAGAAGAATCAAGGTGCTCCGACATGGCCGCAATTCGTTGATGCCATCAATCGGCGTTTCGGGACGCCGCTCCGCAGCAACCCGTTGGGCGAACTGACACATCTCTGCCGCACCACCACCGTCGATGAATATCAGGAGAAATTCCTTCTCTTCCTGGCTCGCTGCGAAGGCGTCACGGAGGCCCAGCAGATCGCTATCTTCACAGCCGGGCTGCAGCAGCCCCTTCACAGACGTGGAACTACCGAAACCCGAAACTACAGATCGCTATCTACACCAGCAACACCCGCTGCGCCCGCCAAACCAGAACTCCCGGCTGACAGTCGGTTCAAACGCCTCTCACCTGAGGAGATGGCGCAACGGCGTTTGGAGGGGTTGTGTTTCAGCTATCTGGAGAAGTTTTCCAAGGAGCATGCTAAGCAGTGCACGGGAAAAGGCATCTACTTCCTTGAGCTCGACACCGATGCGCTCGCATCCGAGGACGGTGGCTCGGATGATGACCTGCAGATCTCTGTGGCCGCCATCACGGGTACTCAGTCAAGTGCAACATTGCATCTTTCCACGGTGGTCTGTGATAAGGCTGTCGTCGCGTTGGTCGACTCTGGCTCAACTCACTCATTCATCGACGGGTCTACAGCGCGCCGTCTGGGTCTGGTGCCATCGCCTCGACCTGGTCTCGTTGTCGGTGTGGCGAATGGGGATCGCGTCGCAGTGTCGGGAGTGTGCAAGGCGGTGCGGTTCGCTATCGGCACAGAGGAGTTCGTGGCCGACTTCTTCGTCATTCCACTAGGGGGCGTCGACATGGTCCTGGGGTGTGACTGGCTCCGCACCATGGTGTTCTGGTGGCACGACCGTCGCGTCAGTTGGAGCGGCATGCGACCAACGTCTGCCATGGTCACCGCTGGGGCGGACAAGCGCGATTATCTGCTGGCTCTACTCGACGAGTTCGCCGACTTGTTCGCAGAGCCCAAGGGCTTACCGCCGGCGCGCTCTTTCGACCACCGTATTCATCTTCTTCCGGGAACACCACCGGTGGCTGTACGTCCATACCGGTACGCCCAATTGTTGAAGGACGAGATCAAAGCTCAATGTCAGGCAATGTTGGCGCAAGGCATCATTCGTCCTAGTACTTCGGCATTCTCTTCGCCGGTGCTTCTCATTCACAAAGGTGATGGCTCCTGGAGATTTTGCGTGGACTACCGCGCACTCAACAGTAAAACGGTGCGGGACTTGTTCCCCATCCCTGTCGTCGAAGAATTATTGGACGAGCTCAAGGGCGCGGTGTTTTTTTACTAA